From one Bartonella sp. HY038 genomic stretch:
- a CDS encoding TIGR03364 family FAD-dependent oxidoreductase: MNKHFDVIIIGAGIVGLGCALAAVNRGKKVAIIERNAKAVGASIRNFGFVTVTGQRAGAHYNRAKRSRDIWAEIAPNAGIDVLHKGLVLPAYREEARDVVAAFLKTDMGADCRLLTKTEAQAQIASLKLSGDEAILYSPHELRVESMTAIPKLAHWLHEAKGVDFFWKTAALGIIDNRVKTSRGNFYGNTIIVCPGDDFSSLYPERIAPHALSICTLQMLRVAPNGAANLSNNNTCRFNAALMSDHSLARYEGFSALPQAVALGARLDRDYPLKRQLGIHLIAVQSADGSLVVGDSHIYGNAPETFAKTAIDDLMMECLDEIIDLPKREIINHWIGTYAASKTKTVLVDSPQDHVRLVMVTGGTGASTAFALGEEVIDDLF, translated from the coding sequence ATGAATAAACATTTTGATGTTATTATTATTGGCGCCGGTATTGTTGGCCTTGGTTGTGCTTTGGCTGCGGTTAATCGCGGTAAAAAAGTAGCAATTATCGAGCGCAATGCCAAGGCGGTTGGTGCTTCTATCCGCAATTTTGGCTTTGTAACCGTTACAGGACAACGCGCCGGCGCCCATTATAATCGTGCAAAGCGTAGCCGCGATATTTGGGCGGAAATTGCTCCTAATGCCGGCATTGACGTCTTGCATAAGGGGCTTGTTTTACCCGCCTATCGCGAGGAAGCGCGCGACGTTGTCGCTGCTTTTTTAAAAACCGATATGGGCGCAGATTGTAGATTATTGACCAAAACTGAAGCGCAAGCGCAAATTGCGAGCCTTAAATTATCCGGTGATGAAGCAATCTTATATAGCCCCCATGAATTGCGGGTTGAATCCATGACAGCAATTCCAAAATTGGCCCATTGGCTTCATGAAGCAAAGGGGGTTGATTTTTTCTGGAAAACCGCAGCCCTTGGCATTATTGATAATCGCGTGAAAACCAGTCGTGGTAATTTTTATGGCAATACGATAATTGTTTGCCCGGGCGATGATTTTTCATCACTTTACCCAGAGCGCATTGCCCCGCATGCTCTTTCTATTTGCACCTTGCAAATGCTGCGCGTTGCACCTAATGGCGCTGCTAATCTTTCTAATAACAACACCTGCAGATTTAATGCAGCCTTAATGTCAGATCATAGCCTTGCTCGCTATGAGGGGTTTTCTGCTTTGCCGCAAGCTGTTGCTCTTGGCGCGCGGTTAGATCGTGATTATCCGTTAAAGCGGCAACTGGGTATTCATTTAATTGCAGTTCAATCAGCCGATGGCTCGCTTGTGGTTGGGGATAGCCATATTTATGGCAATGCACCAGAGACTTTTGCAAAAACAGCCATTGATGATTTGATGATGGAATGCTTGGATGAAATTATTGATCTACCAAAGCGTGAAATTATTAATCATTGGATTGGCACTTATGCCGCATCAAAAACCAAAACGGTATTGGTTGATAGCCCGCAAGATCATGTGCGCCTTGTAATGGTGACGGGCGGCACTGGAGCTTCAACCGCTTTTGCTTTGGGTGAAGAGGTAATAGATGATCTTTTTTGA
- a CDS encoding DUF2165 family protein encodes MDEKKTYRFVLIAFALFPTLWGILGLLNNASGFASTAEFAIKPMFAMSDTYGNPAQTWRAISWGLAPILALILITTVETLAGILGLIGLLKLIKNFNAPYEKLQSGKSFVVLGATLAVLVWGVGFMVIAGDWYLAWQAKTNPLNTQIGGMIYALPNMITIIIYMLHREPANKSYQ; translated from the coding sequence ATGGATGAGAAAAAGACTTACCGTTTTGTATTGATCGCATTCGCCCTTTTCCCAACCTTATGGGGGATTTTAGGACTGCTTAATAATGCATCTGGATTTGCAAGTACGGCTGAATTTGCTATTAAACCAATGTTCGCAATGAGCGATACTTATGGCAATCCTGCACAAACATGGCGTGCAATTTCTTGGGGTTTAGCGCCTATTTTAGCCCTTATCCTTATTACAACAGTTGAAACGTTGGCTGGCATCTTGGGGCTTATAGGGCTTTTAAAACTGATTAAAAATTTCAATGCCCCTTATGAAAAATTGCAAAGCGGTAAAAGTTTCGTTGTACTAGGTGCCACCTTAGCTGTTCTAGTTTGGGGTGTAGGTTTTATGGTTATTGCTGGCGACTGGTATTTAGCATGGCAGGCGAAAACCAATCCATTAAATACCCAAATTGGCGGTATGATTTATGCGCTTCCTAATATGATCACCATTATCATCTATATGTTACATCGAGAACCGGCGAATAAATCTTATCAATAG
- a CDS encoding type II toxin-antitoxin system RelE/ParE family toxin: MAYQLTPQAEQDLEEIWRFGAQTWSENQADKYLDELVSVFELISIMPNLAPLRHNFEPPVHIHAHHQHVIIYNLVGENIVIIRILGGKQNWPVLLKELDF; encoded by the coding sequence ATGGCTTATCAATTAACTCCGCAAGCAGAGCAAGATTTGGAAGAAATTTGGCGTTTTGGTGCGCAAACATGGTCAGAAAATCAAGCTGACAAATATCTAGATGAATTGGTTTCAGTTTTTGAGCTGATCAGCATCATGCCCAATTTAGCACCCTTGCGTCATAATTTTGAGCCTCCTGTGCATATACATGCCCATCATCAACATGTCATTATTTATAATCTTGTTGGTGAGAATATTGTTATTATTCGTATTTTGGGCGGCAAACAAAATTGGCCAGTACTTTTAAAAGAACTTGATTTTTAA
- a CDS encoding DUF2165 family protein: MILRLSKALMVCAIAFFTSLVVFGNVTDYNTNFQFVHHVFMMDTIPPEASIHYRAINSNLIHNLGYIGIMSLEFLTALLCWIGGIKMLLSVKASAKAFKSSKTVAIAGLTIGFLVWQVAFMSVGGEWFGMWMSKQWNGVPDAFRFFITIIMVLLYIIQPDGELEKD, translated from the coding sequence ATGATTTTACGTCTATCCAAGGCACTTATGGTTTGTGCTATTGCGTTTTTTACATCATTGGTGGTTTTTGGAAATGTAACTGATTACAACACCAATTTTCAATTTGTTCACCATGTTTTTATGATGGATACAATACCGCCAGAAGCATCTATTCATTATCGCGCAATTAACAGTAACTTGATCCATAATCTTGGCTATATTGGCATTATGAGCCTTGAATTTCTTACTGCCTTATTATGCTGGATTGGCGGCATTAAAATGCTTTTATCAGTTAAGGCAAGTGCCAAAGCTTTTAAATCATCAAAAACCGTTGCCATTGCCGGTTTAACAATTGGCTTTCTGGTTTGGCAAGTAGCCTTTATGTCTGTAGGTGGTGAATGGTTTGGCATGTGGATGTCAAAACAGTGGAATGGCGTTCCCGATGCTTTCCGCTTTTTTATTACGATTATAATGGTTCTGCTTTACATTATACAGCCAGATGGTGAATTAGAAAAAGACTAA
- the phnX gene encoding phosphonoacetaldehyde hydrolase, whose translation MTQLKAAIFDWAGTTIDFGSFAPMGVFVESFKAFDIDISIGEARAPMGLPKRDHIVAVLNQPRIAKAWQDTHGKTADNTDIDAIYAHFLPLNEAIVHNYASLIPGTLEVVAELRRREMKIGSTTGYTRSIMERVLPLTKAQGYEPDNLVCAGDLPFGRPTPLNMYQCFLDLCVWPAHLTVKIDDTGVGIMEGVAAGSWTIGLALSGNEAALSLADYEAMDKNTRNDLMAKIAPRLKAAGAHYVIETIADLIPVIDDIEQRLKNGERPF comes from the coding sequence GTGACACAGTTAAAAGCGGCAATTTTCGATTGGGCAGGAACCACGATAGATTTTGGCTCCTTTGCACCAATGGGTGTGTTTGTTGAAAGTTTTAAAGCCTTTGATATTGATATATCGATTGGCGAAGCCCGTGCGCCAATGGGGTTGCCAAAACGTGACCATATTGTAGCGGTCTTAAACCAACCACGTATTGCCAAGGCATGGCAGGACACACACGGAAAAACTGCTGATAACACTGATATTGATGCTATTTACGCGCATTTTTTACCGCTTAATGAAGCAATTGTCCATAATTATGCTAGCCTCATCCCCGGCACTTTAGAAGTTGTAGCAGAACTTCGCCGCCGAGAGATGAAAATTGGCTCTACCACCGGCTATACACGCTCGATTATGGAGCGTGTTTTACCCCTTACCAAGGCCCAAGGTTATGAGCCAGATAATCTTGTTTGTGCCGGTGATCTACCCTTTGGGCGGCCAACACCGCTTAATATGTATCAATGCTTTTTAGACCTTTGTGTGTGGCCGGCGCATCTCACCGTAAAAATTGATGATACCGGCGTTGGTATTATGGAGGGAGTTGCTGCCGGATCATGGACCATTGGCCTTGCCTTAAGCGGTAATGAAGCAGCTTTAAGCCTTGCAGATTATGAGGCGATGGACAAAAATACCCGCAATGATCTAATGGCTAAAATTGCACCACGCTTAAAAGCTGCAGGTGCGCATTATGTCATTGAAACTATAGCCGATCTTATACCTGTTATTGATGATATTGAACAAAGGCTTAAAAATGGCGAACGGCCATTTTAA
- a CDS encoding type II toxin-antitoxin system ParD family antitoxin: MATMNVSLPDQMKNWAEKQSDNGRYQNVSDYIRDLIRKDQQHQIATQAFQSAIDEGLQSGTPKAFDKLAFKQRMRQKP; this comes from the coding sequence ATGGCAACCATGAATGTTTCCTTGCCAGACCAGATGAAAAATTGGGCTGAAAAGCAATCAGATAATGGCCGATATCAAAATGTCAGCGATTATATTCGTGATTTAATCCGAAAAGACCAGCAACATCAAATCGCGACACAAGCTTTTCAAAGCGCAATTGATGAAGGTTTACAAAGCGGTACGCCAAAGGCTTTTGATAAGCTTGCATTCAAGCAGCGCATGCGCCAAAAACCTTGA
- a CDS encoding tetratricopeptide repeat protein, protein MSIFFGKGRRKTFELSNCYSLQLIFFIFLAHIFLIVIKAEASENIVSLKPSNQQTQINGPNALFSIMHLNESDTALNTQILSYNLPFLENVDPALQSLGDKECGFLYGRYLTYWSIGLIEKASYGRENSKELADLLQTLMMLNVILMMPHQCELPMGFYDTDDFDYYLKTTNDMQATKWLETAAWQGQKKAQIALAKFYSRSLNYEDKKQAFKWWLMLANAGDDQAIFKLGQFYEDGAIVHKDLKRAYYYYERAADLENIKAVAKLGSFYASGIVVKKDLKKAFGYYFEAAKQHDAESQFYLFKAYWHGYGVEEDKKTAIQWFYKAGSMEHLGSQCLLGEVFFEGNVFKKDIMEAYRLCYMVKLRSDPPHEKTDAVLKRIAQTMNDSDIKAAQQQVHDCLSGEIKACPHYLLPDSPLFGFGFAFENYSNKNRH, encoded by the coding sequence ATGAGCATTTTTTTTGGCAAAGGTCGGCGAAAAACCTTTGAATTATCCAATTGTTATTCTTTGCAGCTCATATTTTTTATTTTTTTAGCGCATATTTTTTTGATAGTCATTAAGGCAGAGGCAAGCGAAAATATCGTTTCGTTAAAGCCATCAAACCAACAAACGCAGATTAACGGTCCTAATGCATTGTTTAGTATCATGCATCTTAATGAAAGTGATACGGCGTTAAATACACAAATTTTAAGCTATAATTTGCCGTTTTTGGAAAATGTTGATCCTGCCCTACAAAGCCTGGGCGATAAAGAGTGTGGTTTTTTATATGGTCGATACTTAACCTATTGGTCTATCGGTTTAATTGAAAAGGCAAGCTATGGACGGGAAAACAGTAAAGAATTAGCCGATCTGTTACAAACGCTCATGATGCTAAATGTAATATTAATGATGCCACATCAGTGCGAGCTGCCAATGGGGTTTTATGATACGGATGATTTTGATTACTACTTAAAAACAACCAACGACATGCAAGCAACTAAATGGCTAGAAACTGCAGCGTGGCAGGGGCAAAAAAAGGCGCAAATCGCGCTTGCCAAATTTTATAGCAGATCTTTAAATTATGAAGATAAAAAACAAGCTTTTAAATGGTGGTTAATGCTTGCCAATGCTGGTGATGACCAAGCAATTTTTAAACTTGGGCAGTTTTATGAGGATGGTGCCATTGTCCATAAAGATTTAAAGCGAGCTTATTATTACTATGAAAGAGCTGCAGATCTTGAAAATATAAAAGCTGTGGCTAAACTTGGTTCATTTTATGCAAGCGGCATTGTTGTTAAAAAAGATTTAAAAAAGGCTTTTGGCTATTATTTTGAAGCGGCAAAACAGCATGATGCAGAAAGTCAATTTTACCTATTTAAAGCCTATTGGCATGGCTATGGCGTTGAAGAAGACAAAAAAACTGCCATTCAATGGTTTTATAAAGCGGGTAGTATGGAACACCTAGGCAGCCAATGTTTACTTGGAGAAGTATTTTTTGAAGGAAATGTTTTTAAAAAGGATATAATGGAAGCCTATAGATTATGCTATATGGTGAAATTACGATCTGATCCACCACATGAAAAAACCGATGCTGTATTGAAACGCATTGCGCAAACAATGAATGATAGCGACATTAAAGCAGCACAACAACAAGTACACGATTGCCTGTCTGGTGAAATTAAAGCCTGCCCTCATTATTTATTGCCTGACAGTCCGCTTTTTGGATTTGGCTTTGCTTTTGAAAATTATTCAAATAAAAATCGCCATTAA
- a CDS encoding tetratricopeptide repeat protein, producing the protein MSYSQSPTMEQTRLLAIKGDVEAQFNLGQFYLTANQYADKLVDECADEFNRDSFEALNWFQKAADQGHAKALYQLGEFYENGIAISQDCDEALKWFQLAVEFGNVDAMLKLANIYLSGIYSDYGIAQDFGLALSYFEQAAHQGHHDAIYQLALIFENGIAVECSIPKHYSIKKNAKKAFHYWQILAKNGDLAAQFKLGLCYQNGDGVDLDLTKAIKLYKTLADNNYSKAIYQLGLIYESDTYGLKDLLAAFQYIKHAAEQNYAQAQYHYGTFYRDGNVVAQDFSIAAKWFRLSAAQDHGDAWDNVGYLHIYGLGVKKSRTYGFKCFEKAAQLDSMMGCYHVGLSYINYWGARYSRKMAAHWFKIAADKGLAEARYQLARCYPYSQFTKDVSIKIFELDKAAAEQGYQPAFSYLAWAHKEGRGTKKDLETGYMWHCVDAVLSKRLFWYKEDMEKIFTQEQIKKIKKAAQRCIDSGFKICSVQ; encoded by the coding sequence ATGTCGTATAGCCAATCTCCAACTATGGAACAAACACGCTTGCTCGCTATTAAAGGCGATGTTGAAGCACAATTTAATTTGGGTCAATTTTACCTTACTGCCAATCAATATGCTGATAAACTTGTCGATGAATGTGCTGATGAGTTTAATCGAGATAGCTTTGAAGCATTGAATTGGTTTCAAAAAGCCGCAGATCAAGGACACGCTAAAGCGCTTTATCAATTAGGCGAATTTTATGAAAATGGCATTGCTATTAGCCAAGATTGTGATGAAGCCTTAAAATGGTTTCAACTGGCTGTTGAATTTGGTAATGTTGACGCCATGCTCAAACTTGCCAATATTTATCTTAGCGGCATTTATAGCGATTATGGTATTGCGCAAGATTTTGGCCTTGCCCTTAGCTATTTTGAACAGGCGGCTCATCAAGGTCATCATGACGCTATTTACCAACTTGCTCTTATTTTTGAAAATGGCATCGCAGTTGAATGCTCAATTCCAAAACATTACTCCATCAAGAAAAATGCAAAAAAAGCCTTTCATTATTGGCAAATATTGGCAAAAAATGGTGATTTAGCCGCGCAATTTAAGCTTGGGCTTTGCTATCAAAATGGTGATGGTGTTGACTTAGATTTAACTAAAGCCATCAAACTTTACAAAACTTTAGCAGATAATAATTATAGCAAAGCTATCTATCAACTTGGTCTTATTTATGAAAGCGATACATATGGCTTAAAAGACTTATTGGCAGCTTTCCAATATATAAAACATGCGGCTGAACAAAATTATGCGCAAGCACAATATCATTATGGCACTTTTTACCGTGATGGTAATGTAGTTGCTCAAGACTTTAGCATTGCGGCAAAATGGTTTCGTCTCTCGGCGGCGCAAGACCATGGCGATGCTTGGGATAATGTCGGCTATTTGCATATTTATGGGCTTGGCGTTAAAAAAAGTCGGACCTATGGCTTTAAATGCTTTGAAAAAGCTGCTCAATTGGATAGCATGATGGGTTGTTATCATGTAGGGCTTAGCTATATCAATTATTGGGGCGCCCGTTATAGCCGAAAAATGGCGGCTCATTGGTTTAAAATCGCAGCTGATAAAGGTCTTGCAGAAGCTCGATATCAATTAGCGCGGTGCTATCCCTATAGCCAGTTTACGAAAGATGTTTCTATTAAAATTTTTGAATTAGATAAGGCTGCGGCTGAACAGGGATATCAGCCTGCTTTTAGTTATCTTGCTTGGGCACATAAAGAGGGGCGAGGCACAAAAAAAGATCTCGAAACCGGCTATATGTGGCACTGTGTTGATGCGGTCTTAAGCAAACGACTTTTCTGGTATAAAGAGGATATGGAAAAAATATTTACACAAGAGCAAATAAAAAAGATCAAAAAAGCTGCACAAAGGTGCATCGATTCAGGGTTTAAAATCTGCTCAGTGCAATAA